Within Bacillus sp. FJAT-45350, the genomic segment CAACCAGGTGATGCTAAGCATACTAACTCTGATATATCGAAAGCTCAACTAGAATTAGGTTACTCACCAAGCTATCCATTAGAAAAAGGTTTAACGGAACAAGTTGCGTATATTAAGTCTCTGTATAAGTTGTAAAGGGGGAATATATGAAGGATTCAGCAATTGTTCATTATTTAATGAACAACTTAAATCCGTATCATGATGAGTTTATATATAATCAAATCTCAAGATTGACGAAATTTCATACAATATTGATTGGACCTTTTCACAAAAGAAGAAAGCAAGGACTATCAATTAAAAATTTCTATAATATTGAGGACATAAATTTTGAAACTTTTATTAAAGAACAAAACGTAAAGGTAATTCATTCCCATCATGGTGGTCAGGCATTAACTATTTTACAAATTTGTAAACATTATAATATTCCACTTATCGTAAGCATGCGAGGGCGTGATGGATCAGCACATGAAATGGCATTTCAACGGAATTGGAACCGTTATAAAGAGTTGAAAGAGTATGCTTCTATGTATTTACCTGTGTGTCAATTTCTTGCAAATGATTTGTTGAAATTAGGGTTTCCGAAAGAAAAAATCAATGTATTATATGGGGGAATTGATGTACAAAAGTTTCCTTATGTTGAGCACAGATTACCTTTACAAGGAAAGATAAGATTATTATCTGTTGGACGACTAGTTAAGAAAAAAGGGTTTGATACATTACTTGATGCTTTTATGAAAGTACATGAGAAGTACCCTATGATTACACTCGATATTATTGGTTATGGTTCCGAATGGGATAATATTGAATCGATAATAAATAGACATCAATTAAATCAGGTTGTAAGACTTAGAGGGAGAATGAAACCTAATCAAATTATTCGAGAGATGAAGAAAGCAGATATCTTTTGTTTAGCTAGTCAAACGGCTTCAGATGGGGATGTAGAAGGTATTCCTAATGCTTTAAAGGAAGCGATGGCAAGTGGACTTCCTGTTATTTCAACTAAAAATGGAGGTATCACTGAATTAATTACTCACCATAAGACAGGGTATTTAGTTCCAGAAAGAAATCCTGAACAACTAGCTATTGGGATTGAATTTTTTATTGAGAATCCAGAGATATGGACTGAATACACAAGGAACGCCCGATTGAAGGTTGAAGAACAATTTAATCTAGAAAAACAAATTAAAGTTCAAGAAGAATTTTATGAAAGAGTACGTTAGAAGGTTGTTCAAAAAGGATTAGGTTCTCCTTTTTGAACAACCTTTTATAATACCTGGTGGAATACACTACGTCATCTATAAAAGTAGGTTTTGTATTATTAACATATTAAATGGCATCGGACTCATAAAATATAATAATTACTATTATTGGTCATATGTTTTGGGGTGAAGTTTGTTGGAGAGAAACTGGAAGATAGAGGAAGCTAATGCGAAGCAAAAGGTTAATTATGATGAGTCATATATTAAAAAGATTAAGCAACCCTTTTCCGTATTATTTCTACTTCCTGTAAGAGGTGGAAGTGGTGGCACTCATTCTGTAGTACAAGAAACGATGGGACTTCGGTCTTTAAATGTAGGTGCCACAATAGCAATACAACGGAAACATCAACAAAATTATTTAGACCTATATCCCGAGTGCAAAGAGAATTTTATCTTTTATAAAAATCATAAAGAGCTCATACGAATTTCGAGTTCTTACGACATTGTTGTGGCGACTATTTTTTCTTCAATTGCAATATTAAAAAAAATAATAGAAAATCATCCATTTATTAGACCAGCATACTATATTCAAGACTATGAGCCATTGTTTTATTCAAAAGAAGATAGAAGATATAAAGTTGCTCAACAATCGTATGAAGAAGTTCCAAATATTTATGCATTTGCAAAAACACAATGGTTATGTAATGTAGTGGAAAAAAAGCACGGGATAAATGTTCAGAAAGTAGAACCTAGCCTAGACCATGAGATATATAAGCCTACCTTAATGTTAAATAATGAATGCGGTACAATTCGTCTAGTGGCAATGATAAGACCTTCAACACAAAGACGTTCACCACAAGAAACTTTGAGGGTATTACAGAAAATAAAAGAAAAATATGAGGAGAAAGTGAACATAAATATTTTTGGGTGTTCAGATAAGGAACTAACTACACTACAATTCAGTAAAAATTTTACCTTTACTAATTACGGAATATTAAAAAGGGGAGAAGTAGCTAAATTATTACAAGCATCTGATATTTTTCTCGATTTATCATCATATCAAGCATTTGGGCGAACTGGTTTAGAAGCCATGGCTGTTGGATGCTCAACAGTACTCCCATTGATTGGTGGAACTAATGAATATGCGACTCATAAAGAGAATTGTTATTTAGTAGATGTTAAAAAGACGGATGAGGTACTAGAAATTATTTCACAGTTAATTGAAAATCAATCAATAAGAGAGCTTTTTTCTCAAAATGGTAAAAAAACAGCAAGCAATTATTCTATCGAAAAGGCATCACGATGTATATACAGTTTATTTATAGAATTAATGGGTATATAATCGTTCAGTATTTGAGTTACAGTAGAACTACCTATAGGCTATAACTGTGTCAAATTACTCAGGGATACCATATTGATTGAGTTAGTAGATATACAATAAGTAAATCATCTAGCTTCACCTGCTTCTCCAAGTTTTATCAAGCTGCTCTATTTGAAACAATTGAAGTGACCACTATTGGAACAATGAATTTGCTTACCTTAGATAAACAAACAAGCAAAATTCGTTTATACGAGTACTAGTGAAGTATACGGTGAACCAGAAGTACATCCTCAACCTGAAGGCTACAGTGGTTCGGTAGATTTCAAGAAATATAAAGGGGTCACTCAGCCTATTGAAGGTGTTTCATCACTATTAGTAGAGTCAATTAAGAATACTACAATAACAGGGTTAATACCAAAAGATTATGTGGAAATAACAATAGTTCCGAGAGGTGAAACTGATCGTTGGTAATGGTATGGTCTTACAAAACAGATTCTGCATTATGCTGATATTGTTCCAAAAAGAAATTAGTTCAGTATGGGCTACACAAGGAATGATTTATCTGGAGAGTTTTTGGGATTTACTTAGGTAATAATCGGTTGCTTTAGTAGGAAGGTGTGCGCATGAAGCTACTCCTATAAGAATAGTTGGATTAGACCAAGAAAGAAAAGTAATAAGTAGAATTAGATATTAAAAATTGCTTTTTTGTGCTTAAAGTTAGTCGTATAAATTCTGTTCCAAAACTCCCCTGATACAAAAACTTTTTCGTGATTCTTATGGGACTCAATATGCTTAGTAATGAAATGTTTCTCGGGTAGCATGTCGCTGTCACTAAAAATAATAATTTCACCGGTGTAAGCTTCTATACCACGGTTTCTTGCAAAAGCCCTTGCTTTATTTAGAGGGAGGGATAGTAATTTTAGGTCATATTTAATTTGCAGATTTGATATTGCTTCTTTTGTTCCATCTGTAGATCCATCATCAACGACAATAATTTCAAATTGTTCATTCGGGAATGTTTGCTAAGTATAAGAGCATAAAGTTAATCGTAGTCTTTCAACAGCATTAAATGAAGATATGATGATACTGACTTTTTTCTTGTTCAAAGTTCCTACCTCCTTGTTAGCTTAGGAAATATACGCTCTGACACAAAAGAAGGTACTAAATTAATGCAACAATACCTATTCTTTATTCTATGAAGCCCTTATTACTTTGTGCAAAGCACTAATAACAAAAGAAGCTCATAGGATAAAGCAGTATGCAGTTGAAGTGGAGGGGACATGATGGGGAAAATAGACGTCAGCATAATCATTCCATCTTACAATAAATATCCACTGAATTTACTCACATTATCTAGCTTAGAAATACAAACATTTGATTTATCTAGAATTGAAGTTATTTTTATAGACGATGCTTCAACTGATGAAACAATGAAAATTAAGGAAGAATATTCACCATCTTATGAATTTCGGTATATCCGTTGTGAAAAAAATATAGGAAGAGCTAAAGCAAGAAACCTAGGTGTTCAAGTTGCTAGAGGTACTGTGTTACTTTTTTTAGATGCAGAAATGCTAGTCGCTCCTCAATTTATCCATGCTCACTTACGTCATCATGAGCAAAATCCTAACCTAATAGTAACTGGAGCACTAGAACTCCAGTCTATCTACTCATTTATTTTGCCCGGATTTTCTAATGAACAATTACATGAGTTAAAACAAAAGATAGGTAGCGATGATAAAGTAAAGAATGAATATCTTAAATTTAGAAGGCAGAGTGAGGATGCTATTCAGCTATTATCAATAGCTGATATAAAACATGACCAATTGAAATCTGTTTCTATTAAACGAAGTAATATGGAAAAAGAAATAACAAGGAAATTCGGTTCTAGTTTCACCAATTTTGAATTACCATGGTTAGCTTTTTTAAGTGGAAATGTTTCATTGACAAAGGCCAGTTTTGATGAAGCGGGTTGGTATGATGAGCGATTTAAAGGTTATGGTTGGGAAGACAGAGAGTTAGGTTATCGGTTACACAAATTAGGGAAGCAATTTGTTTTCGAAAAAATGGCTATTAGTTACCATCAAGAACATCCAATTTCAAAAGGTAAATTCCAAGAATCAATGAAAAATCTGAGGTTATTCCAAGAAATACATGCCGATATTGATGTCCTAGTATTAAGTCTTCAATACATGAATACGAGAACAAAGTATAATGAAATTAATTCAATTCTACGGGAATATAAAAAACTATGTTGGAAATATCCTTCAGAATTCACCACTTTTAAATCTGCATACGAAGCGATGTTGAAAAGGGCAACCTATTTATTAAACGAAGGGGTTCTAGTAAGAAAATTATTAGATCAAATGTATGAAGATTTAGATAAAGAAATCAAACATCTGACTAAGCTGAAAAAGTATAAAAATTTACTTAACTCCTTTCATAAATTACTGAAGATGTAAAGGTAACATGAAAAGGTTGGAATCTAATAAAAAGACGATTTTTTCGTTATAGAAGGTGCTATATGTGAATCCGACAGTATCTATTATTTTAACTAGTTATAATAAGCCTAATTTAATAGGGAAAGCAATTAAGAGTGTACTTCAACAAACATTTTCTAATTGGGAATTATTTATAATGGACGATAACTCAAACCAAGAAACAATAGAAGTTATTACGTCTTGTTTGAATGATCCTAGAATTAAATATAGTAATAGTTACATTGAACATGAAGAAAGGCATAAAACAACTCGTTATGCAACATTAATTAATCAAGCAATCGAGCGTTCGAGAGCAAAGTATGTAACCTATTTAACAGATGATAGTATGTTTTTTTCTGAAAGGTTACAAATAATGGTGAGTGATTTAGAGGCAAATCCACATAAGCAGGTTGTTTATTCAGAGCAAGAGATTAAGAGAATAGATAGCACAGGCCATGTACTTTCTTCCTACACAACTAGGACGAAGGGGATTTTGAAACAAGCTTCGAACATAGTGGATCATTGTTCAGTTATGCATACAAGGAAGATTGCAGAACTAGTTTACAAGAAGTATTGTTCCTATTGGAATGATGATCCGAGCTATTGGCATAATGGTGATGCAGCTTTTTGGGCTAGGTTAAATGAATTTTCTCCTTTTTACCCAATTCCTACTATTTTGGATAGTAGTTATAAAACACCCCACTCATTTCAAAGACTGAATAAGAACATTCCAGATGTAATACCAAATGGAGTGTTAGTTAAAGGATTAGAACCAGATATTTATCTAATTGAAAAACAAAAAAGAAGAAAGGTGACTCCTTCTGTATTTAAAAAATTGAAGTACAATAGGAAAAAGATAATTGAAATACCTGATCCCGTTCTATATAAATATAATGAATCTATAGAAATTAATAAAGATGTCTTTAAAGAAATGAAAAGCTTTCCTAATATGCGATTAGTCAAAGGAAAGAACAGCTCAGACATATACTATATTCAAAATGGGGAAAAAAGAAAATTTGACAACCATGAGATATTATCTAAATTTAGCTTTTCAATGGAAGATGTTATTACAGTTTCAAATGAATTTATTTCCAAATTTCCAGAAGGTTCAAACATTACTCAAATAACAAGTGAGTCGATATTACCGGATGGGGTAATATTTAAAACTAAAAAATCAAGGAAGATATCATATTTTTATAGTGAAGATAATACTCTTTATCCAGTAAGTAAAAATGTAGTAAGACGATTAATGTTAGATGAGAAAGTAGCTAATATCAGTGGAAGAGAGTTAGCTAATTTTCATATTGGTGAAAGGATAAGCTGGAAATTAAAAAAGTGGTCATGCTTCCCAAATAACGACTAGCTAAAAAAGGGTACATATCTAACGTGTACCTTTTTAGTATTAAGAAATGAAATACCCCTCTTAGAAGTATTCCTAAGAGGGGTGAATGATTTATAGAATAATTTTAGAAACTAATGTTTGAATTCGGTGATAAAAAGTATGTTCATTTAACACCCTTTTCCGAGCGTTTTCCCCTATTTTTCCTCTCTTAAAATTATCTCGTAAGTAAAAATCAAGTTTTTCTAAGAGGTCCTTTTCATTTTGATAGGATATCATTTCTACTCCTTCAACAAAGTGAGTTGCTAAATCCTCTTTATGTTCAATTAATTGAAATGTCCCACAAGCAGCGATATCAAATGTTCTATTATTAATACTTTCGTTAATGACCCCAATGCTATTTTCATTACTATGTTCTTGATAATGACGGTGAGGATTGAGAACAATTTTTGCACTTGAATAAAGAGTAGCTACCTTTTTTGGAGGAAACCAGCCTTTACATATTTTTAATTGCTTAGATTCCTTTACTTTTTTACGCCATCCTGTACCACATACTAGGATTTTATAATTTGTATTTTGAGCAATCTTTTTTATAAGTTTTACTCGGTCAGGATAAGGGTATCCGACTAACGCTATATCACTAGCGTAGATGTTCTTACTGGGTTTAGGTGTAAATGTATCACAATCAGTACCTAGTGATAGCAGTTCTACATGATGATAACCTTGTTCTTGATAGAAATCAAACGAACCTTTATCTATCGTGAATACATGATCATAATAGGGAATGAGTTCAATAGATTTATCCATAAAATAGGGATCTTCGGTTAACCATAAGACAGGTTTTACACCATTTTTCTTTAACCAGATTACTATTTCAATAGGTAGGTTATCACCAACAAGTGTTAGAAGAACTGTAGGTTTAAAAGAACCACATAAGGCTTTAAGTCCAGTTATTCCATTTTCCATTTCATAATATGTCGCCTCAATATTCTCAATTGAATGTAATTCATTCATAATACATTGATTGAAAAATTTATAAACCTTTACATAGCCAGAAGGAAGGTAGAGGATCTTCATTTCAACCCCCTTAGTAATTAACAATTATTTGATTAAGTGCAGGTATTCCTTGTTGTATTTCTTGAAAATAGACAAAGCCCGTAACTATAATTGAACTGCCCTTTTTAGGTGGAGAAAGTGTTAAATTAAAATTGGAAAAGCTAATTTGGCCTCCTGGTGATATATCTGTTTGGTGAGAAGGACGTATCCAGTGTTCCCCAGTTTCATTTACTTTTTCCTTCCAATTAGAATGGACATAGCTCCATTCTTCAGTGGCAGAATCCTCAAATAATTTGTCAGTCTCGTTATTTTTATGTGGAGTAAGTTTAATTTTTCCACTAAGACGTGTGCTCTCATAGGGCTCAACTTTTAAACAAAAAACAGGATTTGTTACGTCTGTATTCCCTATATTCTTACAAATGAAATTACCCATAATGATTACATCTCTTTGCTCATCTTCTAATTGAGGAAGTATTAGTGAATAACTAAAGTGTGGTTGAACTTCAATTCTAGTGACTTCTTTTACTTCTGGTTCTTTATTCTTTAATTTTTCTATTTCATTTTGAAGAACTTGATAATTCTCATCCTTTTTTTTCAATTTAATCTTATACTGTTCTAATGTATTCTGATAGCGAGCGACTTCTGAGCGGTAATGGATTACTTTTTGTTTAAGTTGAATAGTAGAATCCTTAGCGAACGATTGCTGAGAGGATTTTTTTGTCATAAGAAATGCCTCCTTATTTTAATGCTTATAATCAAGTGTATGAACAAAAAAAGGAGAGAATTATAAAAAAATAAAAAGGAGGGGAATTCCCCTCCTTTTATCAATACTTATTAGCACTTACCTTTACCTGGAAAAATTTCAGGGCATTGTGGTGGGAACTTTTCAGTTGGGCAAACAACGTCTTCAATTGGAAGCTCTTGACGAGGTTTGCAAATAGCAGCCTCAACTTCAAGTTTCACATCTGCTTCCATTTGTACATCTAAGCAAATTAAGATTGAAATATCTAATTGCTCGAAGTCATCTGTACAAATAATATCTGAATCACATTGGAAGTATGTGACCTTCGCGTGTAAATCCGTTCCCTCTGGAGCACATAGGAAGAATGTTTGTGCAGTTGCAAATGGAATTTCATCAGATACAGCAAGAACTTTTCCATGTGCATCAGTTATTGTTACTTCAACTAATCCTTTAACTAGGACTTTAACTTTCTGAAGTGTAACATTGTCCCCGTTAGGTAATGTTACATCAATATCTTGACGTTTAGGATGTTGTTTGATTTCTTGAGTATAAATAGAATCTTCTACTAAGTTACAGTGAACTTGAAACCCTGGATGTTTTTGTAAAAACTTACATACCTCAGTGTCGTAGTCATTGTTGTTATTTAAGTTATCAAATAAGTCATCCATGTCTCCGCCATCAAAACTCATTAGTGGTAAATCAACTTGACGTTGCACCCAGTCGTAAACCTTTGGTACTTTTATACAAACTTTATGCTTATCGTGGCTCATAATGATACCTCCTTAAATTTTAACCCGCGAATACTGTTTTTTGTTTAGTACACTCGGGCACTGAACTACTTTATCCTATGTTTTTTATAGTCATGTGTGCAGGGATAGGAGTGTAATTTTTGAATTGGGCGAATGTCCTGAAATGAGTAGGCTACTGAAAAAGTCCATTATAGACGATCGAGAAATAGTAATGGCTCAGCACGTTGCGCGCTAGCTATGAGAAAATCCACTCATAGCTAGCTTTTTCAAAGAGGCAACGGCTTCGCACATTACTTAAAGGCCACTTTTTTAGTGGCCTCTGAAATGAGACAAGTTTTTTTGTCATAGGTATTAGTAATAAAGGGAAGAGGAGAGGGTTTGATGAGGAAGAACGACAAAACGGTAGGGCGCTCAAGTGAACCAATGTTATTGAAACAAAAAATCATTTATTTACAATCAGAGCTTTCGTTATATCAACAGAAGGTAAAAAATTATCAAAACAATTATCATTATGCACAGATTGAGGAATTAAAGGTTGAAAATGAACGTTTAAATGAAGAGTATCAATCGACAGTTAGTAAATTAAATAATAAGGTTGAGTTATTACAAGATGAAAATGCAAGAGTAAAGAATAGATATGAAGAGGTTGTAGAAGAGAAGAATAAAGAAGTTCAATTACTGAATAATAAAATTGCTGAGTTATACGATAAACAAGAGTCAATGATCGTAGAATTAAAAGCAGAATTAAATGAAGTGAAGACTATTAATGAAGATTTAAAATATCAATTGTTAGAGAAGGAAGAAGTACTAAAAAAGTCTCAGGCTGAAAATGAACGAATGTTAGAGAAAGACAAAATGATTAAAGAATTAGAGAGTGAAAATGAACATTTAGAAAGAAGGCTCACACATTTGCAGGAGGAATTTGCGAAAACAAAAGGTGATTATCGAAAGAATATAAATACTAATGAAGATGAAGGAGACAATTCATGGTTTCTTCGTAGTTTAAAAGAAACACAATCATATAAAGAAGCTATATCAAATAAAGAAGGAAATACAAAGGCGTTTAACTCTGTTTTCTTCAATAATGTTACTACAAATGAGTTACCAAGAGACAGCTTTATTAACCACAAAGGGTTCCAACAAATAAAAAATAATAGTAAAAACGAAGACAAGGAATAGGGGAATATACTAATTATTTTTAAACCTGAACATCTCATTGTAAAGGGACATAGTATAAGGTATACCTTACAAGAGATGGGGGAGTTACTATGAAACAAAATCGACCAATCATGTCTTCCACGTATTCACAAAAACCTAAAAAGGCTCAAGCCGTTGTAAATCAAAATAATAAACAAGTATTATATGGTAGTGTGTCAACTTCAAAAAAAACTGGTGGCTGTGGATGTGGAAAAAAATATAAAACAAAATAATAGGGTAAATAAAGTTATTGTAGGAAGCTCAGAGCATTTACTGTTCTGGGCTTTTATTTAATTTAATGCCCAATCACTTTTGGGAGAGTGCACATATAGTAGCACAGAGAAATTTATTTTGGAGGTACAGACATGACCAAGAAAAGAAAAGTTTTACGAGTGGATGAATTAATTATCCATGCAAATGATGTTAAAATAATTCAAGATGTAAAACCAGAGAGTCCAATTGAAAAACCGGTAGAATATCGAGAAATTCCAGAAAAGACAGATGCCCCAGCTAAACCTGAACCTAGACCAATCTTTGACCCATGGGGATTTGGGCCACCTCGCCCTCTAGCTGATCAGACGACTTCTGAAGTACCTGAGGTAAACCCAACAGATGAACCAACTGAGCCACTAACGGGAGAAGAGACAATCGACGACACACCAGAACCTAGCGTAGAAGGTGATGAACAACAAGAGACACCAAGATCAAATTGGTCATGGATATAGTGCTAGTAGCACAATTTAGGCATTGAAATGGGTTATTTCCCTTTTCGATGCCTTTTGTAATATACAGATAATTTCTAAGGAGATTTACTAGTACACAAATTATGTCCATTTAAAAGAAAATTCAAAAAATAAATTGTTTAGCTGTCATATCATGGTATTATAATTATGATAAATTAATAGTCTAATTAAAAGACCTTTCGCTTTAAGCAGAATAACTCTAAAGTGAGGTGAGAATATTTGCAAATCCATCGCTCTAACGAATCAATAAAACCAATTCTTAAGCAACCACGTCATGATGTCGACGATCTCAAAACTCCTAAACAGCAGGAAGTCGAGAGGGAAGCAAATATCAAAAATGATAAATCAAAGAGAATCGCTCAACAATCTGTTGACAAGACATATGAAATGATGCAAAAGCTTGTAAAGAACACGGAGTATAATGTTAGTTTTAAAATTGATGAACTAGGTTCTGCTAAGCAATTTAACTTTACTTTGAAGAATAGTGGTGAGCTAATAGCTTCCATACCACCTGACATTGCTGTTAATATGGCTGATAAAGCAAAGAAACAAACAATTGGTTTACTTTTGGATTACCCGGCCTAATGTAAAACAAAAAACGAAAGCCTGATCACCGTTTGGTGGTAGGCTTTCGTTTTTTAATACAAATTTAGAATTTAGAATTTAGAATTTAGAATTTGAATTTAGAATTGCAAATGGCGAATTGCGAATTAAAGGCTTTGATGTTCTAGCTCTGCTAGAACGAGCTCTTGCTAATTGTCGCGGCTGATTTATCAGCCACGCAATTAGCAATTAGCAATTAGCCGCTTGTTTGCCTTCCAATCTCTCGAACAAATCTTGAACGATACGCTTTCTTTCCGCGTCTTGTATTTGGTACGGATATCTTGAGTGTTTGCTCCGCTCTAGTAATAGCTACATACATAAGTCGGCGTTCTTCTTCGATAGGACCATCATCACCGTCACGCCAAGCGTCTAGGGCATAATCATGAGGTATTCCACCATCAACGCCTCCAATAATGTACACGTGTTTAAACTCAAGCCCCTTAGAACGGTGAATTGTCATGAGTTGAATTCCGTCATTTACTTGTCCACGCATATCTTTCATCTCTTTGTTTTTTGCAATCATATGCTCAACATGTTCTAAGAAAGTAGAGACGGTTGGGTGAGTTTTCGCAGCTACTTTTAAATCACGAACATCGTCGGACCCTTTATCCATAACGTTTCCTTCGTTACCTTGCTTTTTTAAATAATCAGAGAGCCCCATTTCTTTTTCAATAAAGGCAATTGCATCAAGAGGGGTAAGTTTTGGAAGCTTTTTAAATAAAGGGACCATTTTTTTTAGTTTCTTTTCTTGGAAGCTTTTTAAGCCTGTGAGCTTTGTTAGAGCTTCGACGAGCGTGCAGTCATTTGTAATACTTAATGCCTTCAAATCCTGGAAGGCAGATTGCTTTAAGAATAAAGCTCCAACTAGGTCTCCCATTGCTTTTGTATCATCAGGGTTCAATCCTAATCGTAAATAAGCTAAAACTTTTCGAACCGCTTTTCGTTGGTAAAACGAATCTCCTTCTTGTTCAATTGTAAATGGAATATTCGATTGAACAAAACGTTCGAATAATGCACGTGCAGCCACATTTGTACGATATAAAATAGCAAAATTGGTAGGGTTTTCCCCAGCTTCAATTCTTTCTTTTATATCAGTAACAATCATCGTTGCTTCTTCTTCCTCATCATAAGGGTAGAAAAGAATTGGTTTATCTACTGAGTCTGACAGGGCTAACAGTTTCTTTGAATTACGAGATTGATTATGACAAATGACATTGTTTGCTGCGCTAACAATTGGATGTGTAGAACGGTAGTTACGATCAAGTATAACTGTTTTTGCTTCTGGATAATCACGCTTGAAGTTTAGGATGTAGGAAGGGTCACTTCCACGAAATCCATAAATTGATTGATCATCATCACCTACTACACAGAGGTTACGTGTTTTACCTGCAAGTAACTCAATAATTTTATATTGAACTTTATTAATGTCCTGAAACTCATCTACTGCAATATAGGAAAAGCGCTCTTGATATTTTTCAAGAAGACCTTCATTTTCCATTAAAAGCTCATAGCATCCTACGAGCATATCGTCAAAATCAAATGTATTTGCAGCTAATTTCATTTCTTCATAACGTTTGTACAAATGAAGTACTCGTTCCTCCCAAATCTCGCCGGCTTTAATGTCAGTGGGGAGCTTCATTTCATTTTTCCATAACCCAATTTGTGTTAAAGCTTGGTCATAGGCAAATTCCTTTTCATCAAGGTCAATTTCACGTCCTGCTTGTTTAAGTAGTTGATCTCTTTGCCAGTCCCATTTTAATAATTGATTAGGCTGCCATTTATCAGGCTGATGATGCATCAACATTTTATAAAAAATACT encodes:
- a CDS encoding glycosyltransferase; this encodes MKDSAIVHYLMNNLNPYHDEFIYNQISRLTKFHTILIGPFHKRRKQGLSIKNFYNIEDINFETFIKEQNVKVIHSHHGGQALTILQICKHYNIPLIVSMRGRDGSAHEMAFQRNWNRYKELKEYASMYLPVCQFLANDLLKLGFPKEKINVLYGGIDVQKFPYVEHRLPLQGKIRLLSVGRLVKKKGFDTLLDAFMKVHEKYPMITLDIIGYGSEWDNIESIINRHQLNQVVRLRGRMKPNQIIREMKKADIFCLASQTASDGDVEGIPNALKEAMASGLPVISTKNGGITELITHHKTGYLVPERNPEQLAIGIEFFIENPEIWTEYTRNARLKVEEQFNLEKQIKVQEEFYERVR
- a CDS encoding glycosyltransferase family 4 protein yields the protein MERNWKIEEANAKQKVNYDESYIKKIKQPFSVLFLLPVRGGSGGTHSVVQETMGLRSLNVGATIAIQRKHQQNYLDLYPECKENFIFYKNHKELIRISSSYDIVVATIFSSIAILKKIIENHPFIRPAYYIQDYEPLFYSKEDRRYKVAQQSYEEVPNIYAFAKTQWLCNVVEKKHGINVQKVEPSLDHEIYKPTLMLNNECGTIRLVAMIRPSTQRRSPQETLRVLQKIKEKYEEKVNINIFGCSDKELTTLQFSKNFTFTNYGILKRGEVAKLLQASDIFLDLSSYQAFGRTGLEAMAVGCSTVLPLIGGTNEYATHKENCYLVDVKKTDEVLEIISQLIENQSIRELFSQNGKKTASNYSIEKASRCIYSLFIELMGI
- a CDS encoding glycosyltransferase family 2 protein; translated protein: MGKIDVSIIIPSYNKYPLNLLTLSSLEIQTFDLSRIEVIFIDDASTDETMKIKEEYSPSYEFRYIRCEKNIGRAKARNLGVQVARGTVLLFLDAEMLVAPQFIHAHLRHHEQNPNLIVTGALELQSIYSFILPGFSNEQLHELKQKIGSDDKVKNEYLKFRRQSEDAIQLLSIADIKHDQLKSVSIKRSNMEKEITRKFGSSFTNFELPWLAFLSGNVSLTKASFDEAGWYDERFKGYGWEDRELGYRLHKLGKQFVFEKMAISYHQEHPISKGKFQESMKNLRLFQEIHADIDVLVLSLQYMNTRTKYNEINSILREYKKLCWKYPSEFTTFKSAYEAMLKRATYLLNEGVLVRKLLDQMYEDLDKEIKHLTKLKKYKNLLNSFHKLLKM
- a CDS encoding glycosyltransferase family 2 protein yields the protein MNPTVSIILTSYNKPNLIGKAIKSVLQQTFSNWELFIMDDNSNQETIEVITSCLNDPRIKYSNSYIEHEERHKTTRYATLINQAIERSRAKYVTYLTDDSMFFSERLQIMVSDLEANPHKQVVYSEQEIKRIDSTGHVLSSYTTRTKGILKQASNIVDHCSVMHTRKIAELVYKKYCSYWNDDPSYWHNGDAAFWARLNEFSPFYPIPTILDSSYKTPHSFQRLNKNIPDVIPNGVLVKGLEPDIYLIEKQKRRKVTPSVFKKLKYNRKKIIEIPDPVLYKYNESIEINKDVFKEMKSFPNMRLVKGKNSSDIYYIQNGEKRKFDNHEILSKFSFSMEDVITVSNEFISKFPEGSNITQITSESILPDGVIFKTKKSRKISYFYSEDNTLYPVSKNVVRRLMLDEKVANISGRELANFHIGERISWKLKKWSCFPNND
- a CDS encoding CgeB family protein, producing the protein MKILYLPSGYVKVYKFFNQCIMNELHSIENIEATYYEMENGITGLKALCGSFKPTVLLTLVGDNLPIEIVIWLKKNGVKPVLWLTEDPYFMDKSIELIPYYDHVFTIDKGSFDFYQEQGYHHVELLSLGTDCDTFTPKPSKNIYASDIALVGYPYPDRVKLIKKIAQNTNYKILVCGTGWRKKVKESKQLKICKGWFPPKKVATLYSSAKIVLNPHRHYQEHSNENSIGVINESINNRTFDIAACGTFQLIEHKEDLATHFVEGVEMISYQNEKDLLEKLDFYLRDNFKRGKIGENARKRVLNEHTFYHRIQTLVSKIIL
- a CDS encoding flagellar protein FlaG, translated to MQIHRSNESIKPILKQPRHDVDDLKTPKQQEVEREANIKNDKSKRIAQQSVDKTYEMMQKLVKNTEYNVSFKIDELGSAKQFNFTLKNSGELIASIPPDIAVNMADKAKKQTIGLLLDYPA